In one window of Pieris brassicae chromosome 10, ilPieBrab1.1, whole genome shotgun sequence DNA:
- the LOC123715214 gene encoding general odorant-binding protein 1-like, which produces MSEYMRRVIVWLALSCVVQVWGSADIMKDVTLGFGEALQHCREESQLTEEKLEEFFHFWRDDFKFEDRELGCAIKCMSRHFNLLTDSHRMHHENTNKFIQSFPNGEMLSKQMVQIIHTCEQKFDSVEDHCWRILRIAECFKLACVAADIAPSMELLMAEFIMEAEN; this is translated from the exons ATGTCTGAGTATATGAGAAGGGTGATAGTGTGGTTGGCGCTTAGCTGCGTGGTACAAGTCTGGGGCTCCGCTGACATCATGAAGGACGTTACGCTCGGCTTCGGAGAAGCGCTGCAGCATTGCAGAGAAGag AGTCAACTGACCGAAGAGAAACTGGAGGAATTCTTCCACTTTTGGAGAGATGACTTTAAGTTTGAGGATCGCGAGTTAGGATGCGCTATCAAGTGTATGAGCAGACATTTCAATCTGCTGACTGATTCCCATCGAATGCATCATGAGAACACTAATAAATTCATCCAGTCATTTCCAAACG GTGAGATGCTTTCGAAGCAAATGGTGCAAATAATTCACACATGTGAACAAAAGTTCGATTCAGTGGAGGACCATTGCTGGCGGATTTTGCGCATCGCTGAATGCTTCAAACTCGCTTGTGTTGCAGCTGACATTGCGCCCTCTATGGAACTGCTAATGGCTGAATTTATTATGGAAGctgaaaattaa
- the LOC123715841 gene encoding tafazzin: protein MGYDIGWLIPRLRNPGRLWYCASSITVAVVGLFSKIIVEFLNKTTVYNREALSRAVHRPREVPLLTVSNHHSCFDDPGLWGVLDTGTLVRGSRMRWSLAAHDICFTNALHAAFFALGKCVPVVRGAGVHQPAMDFCVERLCSGDWVHIFPEGRVNVEKERIRFKWGVGRLISESAARGRPPLVLPVWHEGMDRVLPNTEPYRLRARNHVYLCVGEPIALHPLLDRLKSMNATEEETRRVITERIQEELWRLRDKAHALVRRATGRLLEETTIIPNGKQHNTPTPEPTPKECLEKEKELGRL from the exons ATGGGCTACGATATTGGGTGGCTAATACCGCGACTCCGGAATCCAGGTAGACTGTGGTATTGTGCCAGCTCAATCACAGTCGCAGTTGTTGGCCTCTTCAGCAAGATTATTGTAG AGTTCCTGAACAAGACAACAGTGTACAATCGCGAAGCCCTGTCTCGCGCGGTGCACCGCCCCCGTGAGGTGCCGTTGCTTACTGTCTCCAATCACCACTCATGTTTTGATGATCCCGGACTCTGGG GTGTGCTGGACACAGGCACGCTTGTGAGGGGCTCGCGTATGCGCTGGTCGTTGGCAGCACACGACATTTGCTTCACGAATGCATTACACGCTGCATTTTTCGCGCTAGGAAAATGTGTACCCGTTGTACGCGGCGCTGGTGTGCACCAGCCTGCTATGGACTTCTGTGTTGAGCGGCTCTGCAGTGGCGATTGGGTGCATATTTTCCCAGAAGGCAGGGTTAATGTTGAAAAAGAGCGTATTCGTTTTAAATGGGGTGTTGGTCGACTCATAAGCGAGAGTGCCGCGCGTGGTCGTCCGCCTTTAGTTCTGCCCGTCTGGCATGAAGGGATGGATCGTGTACTTCCCAATACAGAGCCATATCGACTGCGTGCACGCAACCACGTCTACCTCTGCGTTGGTGAGCCCATTGCTCTCCATCCGCTGCTTGACAG aCTTAAAAGCATGAACGCGACCGAGGAAGAAACTCGGCGAGTAATAACAGAACGAATACAAGAGGAGTTGTGGCGTCTCCGTGACAAAGCGCATGCGCTCGTCAGACGAGCCACGGGCCGCTTATTGGAGGAGACAACCATCATTCCCAATGGGAAACAACACAACACACCAACACCAGAACCCACGCCCAAGGAGTGTTTGGAAAAGGAGAAGGAACT gGGTCGACTTTAG